Part of the Rhizobium viscosum genome is shown below.
TAGAAGGCGAAGAGGAAGAAGATCGCGACACCCCACAGGCCAAAGAGCAGGATGTTGGTGATGGTCGTCTTGCGTCCCTTGAGCGCGGTCATTGTGACGTTGAAAAGGAACATCAGCGCCACGATCACAATCCCGACCTTGATCGCGAAGGGCTGCTCCAGAAACTCACGGCCTTCATGAATATGGAAGAGATAGCCGACGACGGCGACTGCTGCCGCGATCAGAAAGATCCAGAACTGCGCGATTGCGATCCTGGTGCTGTAGAGCTCGGTTTCGCATTCCTCCGGCAGCAGGAAATAGGTCGTCCCCATGAAGCCCATGAGCAGCCAGACGATCAGCGCATTGGTGTGGATCATCCGCACGATGTTGAAGGGCAATTCGACGGATAGCGTATTGGGCAGCACGTAGATGGTGCCGGCGAGTACGCCGAAGAGGAGCTGGGCCATGAACAGGCCGAGAGCTCCGTAAAAATAGAGCATTGCGACGCTCTGGGTCTTGTACTTCATTTCTATAGCCTCTCGCTGTCAGCCGGCCTGGTTCGGGGGCCAGTTCTGGGTGTTGGTCTTGCTGACCCATTCGAGGAAATCGGCGAGGTCATTGACCTCCTGGTCCGTCAGGTTGAACTGCGGCATCTGCCGTCGACCCTCGATGCCGGAAGGTTGTGCCGCCATCCATGCGTGAAGCGCCTCGCGGGCATTCGCCGGATCCTTGTCCCCACCCCAGCGGATCCAGACATTCGACAGTTCCGGCGCGAAATAGGCGCCCTCGCCATCGAGGGTGTGGCAGTTGATGCAGGCGTTCTTTTCCCAGATGTGTTTCCCGCGGGCGACGCTTTCCGTCAGCTTCGTCTC
Proteins encoded:
- a CDS encoding c-type cytochrome; this encodes MAERLTKTAARNVFYGGSAFFFAIFVGLTAHSHYYIRTVSTDETKLTESVARGKHIWEKNACINCHTLDGEGAYFAPELSNVWIRWGGDKDPANAREALHAWMAAQPSGIEGRRQMPQFNLTDQEVNDLADFLEWVSKTNTQNWPPNQAG